The Akkermansia muciniphila genome contains a region encoding:
- a CDS encoding LamG-like jellyroll fold domain-containing protein, with protein sequence MLNPHGHLIFKGAVVAAALCLVSGAEAASLLYGLDFNQLGSGQNLVNLGSGSTAISKTTGYMNWSNAITPMPDGGYSHCPNGGTFNITNSDGIDGLNFSTGFSVGIHMYYSSSNAAWKDAFSMTIAGTTIRVEMTAANKWVIYNGAGIGIADGTELFAANDDEWNYLGLTFKGNEMQVYHDGELVKTVTTNLSDDSKVTSIKGSGEHNTAANGLFVDNLAVYDGVLNGDDFAYLNTHDMPLSIPEPATATLGLMGLTALLMRRKRA encoded by the coding sequence ATGTTGAACCCCCACGGTCATTTAATATTCAAGGGAGCGGTGGTTGCGGCGGCTTTGTGCCTGGTTTCCGGCGCGGAGGCTGCTTCTCTGCTGTACGGACTGGATTTCAACCAGCTTGGGAGCGGCCAGAACCTGGTCAATTTGGGAAGCGGATCCACGGCTATTTCGAAAACCACCGGTTATATGAACTGGAGCAATGCGATCACGCCCATGCCGGACGGCGGTTATTCCCATTGCCCCAACGGAGGAACGTTCAATATCACGAACTCCGATGGCATTGACGGCCTGAATTTTTCCACCGGGTTCAGCGTGGGCATTCACATGTATTACAGTTCTTCCAACGCGGCCTGGAAGGATGCTTTTTCCATGACCATTGCGGGTACGACGATTCGGGTGGAAATGACGGCTGCCAACAAATGGGTGATTTACAACGGGGCAGGCATTGGCATAGCAGACGGAACCGAGCTGTTTGCCGCCAACGATGATGAATGGAATTACCTTGGGCTGACGTTCAAGGGAAACGAGATGCAGGTTTATCACGATGGCGAGCTTGTCAAAACGGTGACGACCAATCTTTCCGATGATTCCAAAGTGACCAGCATTAAGGGCAGCGGAGAGCACAATACCGCGGCCAACGGCCTTTTTGTTGATAATCTGGCCGTGTATGACGGCGTATTGAATGGGGATGATTTTGCCTACCTGAATACGCACGACATGCCTTTGTCCATCCCGGAACCGGCCACCGCTACGCTGGGTCTGATGGGGCTGACGGCGCTTCTGATGCGCCGCAAACGCGCCTGA
- a CDS encoding FKBP-type peptidyl-prolyl cis-trans isomerase N-terminal domain-containing protein, producing the protein MKMNPSIALFAVSALLAGVAGAQEKAAETPVADQPKQEKEITVSPEQMKKDLGYFLGFQSGQQLGSIPTLTFDDLDQESFLQGIKDGMVRKPAKDQEQLKPALDAFQKQIDERISAKAKANLEASKKFMEENGKKEGVTTTKSGLQYKVVNKGGEEKFDEKKFKNPMFKVKYKGTLLDGTVFDDTKGKDVELPLQVIPGFAEALTTMPVGSKWIVYIPSELAYGENTPGAPIEPNSPLIFDLELDGISEAPAPQGGPMSISPEQLQEMLKQQSGGQQ; encoded by the coding sequence ATGAAGATGAACCCTTCCATCGCCCTGTTTGCCGTTTCCGCCCTTCTGGCGGGTGTGGCGGGCGCGCAAGAAAAGGCCGCTGAAACTCCGGTGGCCGACCAACCCAAACAAGAGAAAGAAATTACTGTGTCTCCCGAACAGATGAAAAAGGACCTGGGCTATTTTCTGGGTTTCCAGAGCGGCCAGCAGCTCGGCTCCATCCCCACCCTTACTTTTGATGACCTGGACCAGGAATCCTTCCTGCAGGGCATCAAGGACGGCATGGTCCGCAAGCCCGCCAAGGACCAGGAACAGCTGAAGCCCGCCCTGGACGCGTTCCAGAAGCAGATTGACGAACGCATCTCCGCCAAGGCCAAGGCCAATCTGGAAGCCAGCAAGAAGTTCATGGAGGAAAACGGCAAGAAGGAAGGCGTGACTACCACGAAATCCGGACTCCAGTACAAGGTAGTGAACAAGGGCGGCGAAGAAAAATTTGACGAAAAGAAGTTCAAGAACCCCATGTTCAAGGTGAAGTACAAGGGCACGCTGCTGGACGGCACCGTGTTTGACGACACCAAGGGCAAGGATGTGGAACTTCCCCTCCAGGTCATCCCCGGCTTTGCGGAAGCGCTGACCACCATGCCCGTCGGTTCCAAGTGGATCGTGTACATTCCTTCCGAGCTGGCCTATGGTGAAAACACCCCCGGCGCTCCGATCGAACCCAACTCCCCCCTCATCTTTGATCTGGAGCTGGACGGCATTTCCGAAGCTCCGGCCCCCCAGGGCGGCCCCATGAGCATTTCTCCGGAACAGCTTCAGGAGATGCTCAAGCAGCAGAGCGGCGGACAGCAGTAA
- a CDS encoding aminopeptidase, with protein sequence MTDTRFQALAAQLAGYSTTLRPGDRVLLELTDIPEEMGIALIREVRAAGALPFLRLNQSRLNREMLSGATEEQYGIISRHRLAEMEEMDAYIEIRGGGNAFELSSVPQQNMAAAMKAMNPVSQRRIRHTRWCGLRWPSEGMAQQAAMSTEEFEDFYFSTCLMDYAALRPAMQKLAALMEAADHVRITGPGTDISFSIKGLPAIPCAGECNLPDGEVFTAPVIDSANGRISFNTPSLFQGIPFDNIRLTLENGLVVQAEAGDRTAELNAILDTDPGARRLGEFAFGVNPAITRPMRNILFDEKISGSFHLTPGQAYHVADNGNQSRIHWDMVCIQTEEAGGGDIYLDGALVRRNGLFTLPELAILNPAQS encoded by the coding sequence ATGACAGACACCCGTTTTCAGGCCCTGGCGGCCCAGCTTGCAGGGTATTCCACCACCCTGCGTCCGGGAGACCGGGTTCTGCTGGAATTAACGGATATTCCGGAGGAAATGGGAATAGCCCTTATCCGGGAAGTGCGCGCCGCGGGCGCCCTGCCCTTCCTGCGCCTGAACCAGTCCCGGCTGAACCGGGAGATGCTTTCCGGAGCCACGGAGGAGCAGTACGGCATCATCAGCCGCCACCGCCTGGCGGAAATGGAGGAGATGGACGCCTATATTGAAATACGCGGCGGCGGGAACGCTTTTGAACTCTCTTCCGTTCCCCAGCAGAACATGGCCGCCGCCATGAAGGCCATGAACCCCGTCTCCCAGCGGCGCATCCGCCACACGCGGTGGTGCGGGCTGCGCTGGCCGTCGGAAGGGATGGCCCAGCAGGCCGCTATGAGCACGGAAGAGTTTGAGGATTTTTATTTCAGCACCTGCCTGATGGATTACGCCGCCCTGCGCCCCGCCATGCAGAAGCTGGCCGCCCTGATGGAGGCGGCGGACCACGTGCGCATCACCGGACCCGGAACGGATATTTCCTTTTCCATCAAGGGGCTGCCCGCCATCCCCTGCGCGGGGGAATGCAACCTGCCGGACGGGGAGGTATTTACCGCACCCGTTATTGACAGCGCCAACGGCCGCATTTCCTTCAACACCCCCAGCCTGTTCCAGGGCATCCCCTTTGACAACATCCGCCTGACGCTGGAAAACGGCCTGGTCGTACAGGCGGAAGCGGGAGACAGGACCGCGGAACTCAACGCCATTCTGGATACGGACCCCGGCGCGCGGCGGCTGGGGGAATTCGCCTTCGGCGTGAATCCGGCCATCACCCGTCCCATGCGCAACATCCTGTTTGATGAAAAGATCTCCGGCTCCTTCCACCTGACGCCGGGACAGGCCTACCACGTGGCGGACAACGGCAACCAGTCCCGCATCCACTGGGACATGGTGTGCATCCAGACGGAAGAGGCCGGAGGAGGAGATATTTACCTGGACGGCGCGCTGGTGCGCCGCAACGGCTTGTTCACCCTTCCGGAACTGGCTATTCTCAATCCCGCCCAATCATGA
- a CDS encoding SGNH/GDSL hydrolase family protein: protein MMPGIKFFLPLFFTWAVFPCSLWAQEEPHGEGPWPRCAPARPGSRILFLGNSYTFFNRMPAMVKAMADSRGLRPDVHMHAAPAASFQSHWHDGGARKKLEGTAWDFVILQDQSATPVVAPERTMEFGGKWCSCIRSAHGTPVLFLTWGRKSASGVPEPQEQKALLEAYLKLARREKAAVAPVGIAWENCLKRHPGIPLYQADGQHPTAEGSYLAACVLYCTLFGKSPAGLPGKLSLKGVTLCSISADRARKLQTVAMDTCRQLFAPPAKNHSGAAGQ from the coding sequence ATGATGCCGGGCATAAAATTTTTCCTGCCGCTGTTTTTTACCTGGGCAGTTTTTCCCTGTTCCCTCTGGGCGCAGGAAGAGCCGCATGGAGAGGGCCCCTGGCCCCGCTGCGCCCCCGCACGGCCCGGAAGCCGCATTCTTTTTCTGGGAAACAGCTATACGTTTTTCAACCGCATGCCCGCCATGGTGAAGGCGATGGCAGATTCCCGGGGACTGAGGCCGGACGTGCACATGCACGCGGCTCCGGCAGCTTCCTTCCAGTCCCACTGGCATGACGGGGGCGCACGCAAGAAGCTGGAAGGGACGGCTTGGGACTTCGTCATTCTCCAGGACCAGAGCGCCACTCCCGTCGTGGCTCCGGAGCGGACCATGGAATTCGGCGGCAAATGGTGCTCCTGCATCCGGAGCGCCCACGGCACGCCCGTCCTGTTTCTGACGTGGGGGAGGAAGAGCGCTTCCGGCGTTCCGGAGCCGCAGGAGCAAAAAGCCCTCCTTGAGGCGTATTTGAAACTTGCGCGCCGGGAAAAAGCCGCCGTAGCCCCGGTAGGCATCGCCTGGGAGAATTGCCTCAAGCGCCATCCCGGCATCCCCCTGTACCAGGCGGACGGCCAGCACCCCACGGCAGAAGGCAGCTATCTGGCGGCCTGCGTGTTGTACTGTACCCTGTTCGGCAAGTCTCCCGCAGGCCTGCCGGGAAAACTGTCCCTGAAAGGAGTGACCCTGTGCAGCATTTCCGCAGACAGGGCCAGGAAGCTGCAAACCGTCGCCATGGACACGTGCCGGCAGCTCTTCGCGCCGCCCGCAAAGAACCATTCCGGAGCCGCCGGACAGTGA
- a CDS encoding cation:proton antiporter, translating into MVLSLLASGGPNAAPPFFTLLTVVFMGIIAIALVLAHFRQSLLAGYFICGVILANCGILDHIPNSDVSIQALSEVGIILLMFTLGLEFSIDELRHLRKTALVGGGIQMFICTAAFGLGLHYATGMDMSHSLTVGAIMGLSSTAVALKSFQEFGLSGTSGAKMAVGIALFQDIAAIMLVAIMPQIFTASPSSWSTALNIGMAVLRGLVFLGAAWLIGHYLLPRIMLAVARTKSRELFTLMVFAICSGIAMLASLLGLSIALGAFTAGLFVSSSYYSHRVLSEVLPFKDLFLTIFFVSAGLLIDIDDLWEHLGHVATFAAFVLAIKFVACIVAASFLKIPGRMGIMASTALTNVGEFSLVLIPFMQEITPIPALVTTNVYAIAAVSMGMTPLLMKAARKLTPLLVRIPGLKTKRERLSVETMITRVEGIKDHAIICGYGPVGRRLHENLAQYGIPCIIIDLNADTVKALLNDGHLAFLGDIQHQITMDLAGIRTARLIAFTFPDPAPALSTYMQIKGVNADITVIARAKFRSEVALLHHAGITNVIHDEMETGAAAVRLAKRSFDIIEPVEAPTLSH; encoded by the coding sequence ATGGTTCTCTCTCTGCTGGCTTCCGGAGGCCCCAATGCCGCGCCTCCCTTTTTCACCCTGCTGACCGTCGTCTTCATGGGCATCATTGCGATTGCCCTGGTTCTGGCCCATTTCCGCCAGTCCCTGCTGGCGGGCTATTTCATCTGCGGGGTGATTCTGGCCAACTGCGGCATTCTGGACCACATCCCCAATTCCGACGTCAGCATCCAGGCCCTTTCCGAGGTGGGCATTATCCTGCTCATGTTCACGCTGGGGCTGGAATTTTCCATTGACGAACTCAGGCACCTGCGGAAAACGGCTCTGGTCGGCGGGGGCATCCAGATGTTCATCTGCACCGCCGCCTTCGGCCTGGGGCTTCATTACGCCACGGGCATGGACATGAGCCATTCCCTTACGGTAGGGGCCATCATGGGCCTTTCCTCCACGGCGGTGGCGCTGAAATCCTTCCAGGAATTCGGCCTCAGCGGCACCTCCGGGGCAAAAATGGCGGTGGGCATCGCCCTGTTCCAGGACATTGCCGCCATCATGCTGGTGGCGATCATGCCCCAGATATTCACCGCGTCGCCCAGCTCATGGTCAACCGCGCTCAACATCGGCATGGCCGTGCTGCGGGGCCTGGTCTTCCTGGGCGCCGCATGGCTGATCGGCCATTACCTGCTCCCGCGCATCATGCTGGCCGTGGCCCGGACAAAAAGCCGGGAACTCTTCACCCTGATGGTGTTCGCCATCTGCTCCGGCATCGCCATGCTGGCCAGCCTGCTGGGCCTGAGCATCGCCCTGGGGGCCTTCACCGCGGGGCTCTTCGTCAGTAGTTCCTACTACAGCCACCGCGTCCTCAGTGAAGTGCTCCCCTTCAAGGACCTTTTCCTGACCATCTTCTTCGTCTCCGCCGGGCTGCTGATTGACATTGACGACTTGTGGGAACACCTCGGCCATGTGGCTACCTTCGCCGCCTTTGTCCTGGCCATCAAATTCGTGGCCTGCATCGTAGCCGCAAGCTTCCTGAAAATACCGGGGCGCATGGGCATCATGGCCTCCACCGCGCTGACCAACGTGGGGGAATTCTCCCTGGTGCTCATCCCCTTCATGCAGGAGATCACCCCCATTCCGGCGCTGGTGACCACGAATGTGTACGCCATTGCCGCCGTCTCCATGGGCATGACGCCCCTGCTGATGAAGGCGGCGCGGAAGCTCACCCCCCTGCTGGTGCGCATTCCCGGCCTGAAAACAAAACGGGAGCGCCTCAGCGTGGAAACCATGATCACGCGCGTGGAGGGCATCAAGGACCACGCCATCATCTGCGGCTACGGCCCGGTAGGCAGGCGGCTGCATGAAAACCTGGCCCAGTACGGCATCCCCTGCATCATCATTGACCTGAACGCGGACACTGTGAAAGCCCTGCTCAACGACGGCCATCTGGCCTTCCTGGGCGACATCCAGCACCAGATCACCATGGACCTGGCGGGCATCCGCACCGCGCGGCTCATCGCCTTCACGTTCCCGGACCCGGCCCCCGCCCTGTCCACCTACATGCAGATCAAGGGTGTCAACGCGGACATCACGGTGATTGCACGCGCCAAATTCCGGTCGGAAGTGGCTTTACTGCATCATGCGGGCATCACCAACGTCATCCATGACGAAATGGAAACGGGCGCCGCCGCGGTACGCCTGGCAAAACGGAGTTTTGATATTATTGAACCCGTGGAGGCGCCCACGCTGTCCCACTGA
- a CDS encoding GNAT family N-acetyltransferase — MKPEALTKHCVTGVDDPLFLDSLDIYRTSFPVHEQRRVQDFPLAFQDPGFCYEVFLNGKGRVVAMLVSWRREKFVYLEYFAVDASLRGQGAGQRILEELRDAFPRKVILEIDPPEDEISRRRLGFYQRHGFVPNPQFDYIHPPYTDEGTPFPLLLMTHEDLLDEETYRSFVDFHHNHVVAR, encoded by the coding sequence ATGAAGCCTGAAGCGTTGACCAAGCACTGCGTAACGGGGGTGGATGATCCCCTGTTCCTGGACTCCCTGGATATTTACCGGACAAGTTTTCCGGTGCATGAACAGCGGCGCGTTCAGGATTTTCCGCTGGCGTTTCAAGACCCGGGCTTTTGTTATGAAGTGTTCTTAAACGGGAAAGGACGGGTTGTTGCCATGCTGGTGAGCTGGCGGCGGGAGAAGTTCGTGTATCTGGAATATTTTGCCGTGGATGCCTCCTTGCGCGGCCAGGGCGCCGGACAGAGGATTCTGGAGGAGCTGAGGGACGCTTTCCCCCGCAAGGTCATTCTGGAGATTGACCCGCCGGAGGATGAAATCTCACGCCGCCGCCTGGGCTTTTACCAGCGCCACGGCTTCGTTCCCAACCCCCAGTTTGATTACATCCATCCCCCCTATACGGATGAAGGCACGCCTTTCCCACTCCTGCTGATGACGCATGAGGACTTGCTGGATGAGGAAACATACCGGAGCTTTGTGGATTTCCACCACAACCACGTAGTGGCAAGATAA
- the purN gene encoding phosphoribosylglycinamide formyltransferase: MSRLPKLGILGSGSGSNCQSIYDAIQSGSLRAEIAVVMSDNPDAYILERARSWGIPAEVIDCGGFKTKFPEESQAAVAARLKEYGVDCVCLAGFMRLVKHPLLKEFPSRILNIHPSLLPSFPGLHAWEQAVNAGAAESGCTVHYVDDGMDTGPILGQARVPVLPGDTPESLHARIQEQEHTLYPAMIARVLETPA, translated from the coding sequence ATGTCCAGATTGCCCAAATTAGGAATACTCGGTTCCGGTTCCGGTTCCAACTGCCAGTCCATTTATGATGCCATTCAGTCCGGCTCTCTCCGGGCGGAAATCGCCGTGGTGATGTCTGACAATCCGGACGCGTACATTCTGGAACGCGCCCGTTCCTGGGGCATCCCGGCGGAGGTGATCGACTGCGGGGGATTCAAAACCAAATTCCCGGAGGAATCCCAGGCCGCCGTCGCCGCGCGGCTGAAGGAATACGGCGTGGACTGCGTTTGCCTGGCGGGATTCATGCGCCTGGTGAAGCATCCGCTGCTGAAGGAATTCCCCTCCCGCATCCTGAACATTCATCCTTCCCTCCTTCCCTCCTTCCCCGGGCTTCACGCCTGGGAGCAGGCCGTGAACGCCGGAGCGGCGGAGAGCGGCTGTACCGTTCATTATGTGGATGACGGCATGGATACCGGTCCCATCCTGGGGCAGGCGCGCGTGCCGGTGCTGCCGGGAGACACCCCGGAAAGCCTGCACGCCCGCATTCAGGAGCAGGAGCACACCCTTTACCCCGCCATGATTGCCCGCGTTCTGGAAACGCCTGCATAA
- a CDS encoding TatD family hydrolase → MMNLPDAHTHPAPAISGVGPRFICGTCPADWEQVALLAEEDERVTPFFGIHPWRLNPNTWQEEIRLLESFLHRFPHAGIGETGLDKCRRGIPGLPVQREALKRHLELAVRLDRPAALHCCRAWGTLAGILGEYPALKAVLHGWTGALNPAAQLPSGNWLLSVGPREMERPDILSSIPRQRLALESDEHPEALPELYRRAAQALSMKVEELAAMVADNMEKISTR, encoded by the coding sequence ATGATGAACCTGCCGGACGCCCACACCCACCCGGCCCCGGCCATCTCCGGCGTGGGGCCCCGCTTCATCTGCGGCACCTGCCCGGCGGATTGGGAACAGGTGGCCCTGCTGGCGGAAGAGGATGAACGCGTTACCCCTTTCTTCGGCATTCATCCGTGGCGCCTGAATCCGAATACATGGCAGGAGGAAATACGCTTGCTGGAATCCTTCCTGCACCGTTTTCCCCATGCGGGAATTGGAGAAACCGGGCTGGACAAATGCCGCCGGGGCATTCCGGGACTGCCCGTGCAAAGGGAAGCGCTGAAACGGCATCTGGAGCTGGCCGTGCGCCTGGACCGCCCCGCCGCCCTGCACTGCTGCCGCGCATGGGGAACGCTGGCCGGCATCCTGGGGGAATACCCTGCGCTGAAAGCCGTACTCCATGGGTGGACAGGAGCGCTGAACCCCGCCGCACAGCTTCCTTCCGGCAACTGGCTCCTTTCCGTGGGGCCGCGGGAGATGGAACGCCCGGACATCCTCTCCTCCATTCCGCGCCAACGCCTGGCCCTGGAATCCGACGAACACCCGGAGGCCCTTCCGGAGCTTTACCGGCGCGCCGCACAAGCCCTCTCCATGAAGGTGGAAGAACTGGCGGCCATGGTCGCGGACAATATGGAAAAAATCTCCACCCGCTAG
- the yaeI gene encoding phosphodiesterase YaeI → MTTDSTPAKKRSLLRKLLYAAAAAILLGSLLASYMHWEANHLELNENTAPAGCVPDLSGLRILVLSDVHTNLPLLEKAARMAEQARPDMIVFLGDLYTDFMRATHAGDYITQMKKLSSIAPAYACLGNHDMALADNVERILKEGGFTLLRNSAAFVTIPRLGNAEFKLVGLGDVREGDFFPERCMTPLTFAEDSAMPTIVLSHNPKGRELLDGYRWDLMLSGHTHGGQIRLPFSSTPLLASEGETMYSGFYPYEGRQVFVTRGIGYMGPGRFNCPPEINLIIIP, encoded by the coding sequence ATGACCACTGACTCTACCCCCGCCAAAAAACGCTCCCTGCTCCGCAAGCTCCTGTACGCAGCCGCGGCAGCCATTTTGCTGGGCTCCCTGCTGGCCTCCTACATGCACTGGGAAGCCAACCATCTGGAATTGAATGAAAACACCGCGCCCGCGGGCTGCGTTCCGGACCTCTCCGGACTGCGCATCCTGGTGCTGTCAGACGTCCACACCAACCTTCCCCTGCTGGAAAAAGCGGCACGCATGGCGGAACAGGCCAGGCCTGACATGATCGTGTTCCTGGGGGATCTTTACACGGATTTTATGCGGGCCACCCATGCGGGGGACTACATCACGCAGATGAAGAAGCTCTCCTCCATCGCCCCGGCCTACGCATGCCTGGGCAACCATGACATGGCCCTGGCGGACAACGTGGAGCGCATCCTGAAGGAAGGCGGCTTCACCCTGCTCAGGAATTCCGCCGCCTTCGTCACCATTCCCAGGCTGGGGAACGCGGAGTTCAAGCTGGTGGGGCTGGGGGACGTACGGGAGGGCGACTTCTTTCCGGAGCGGTGCATGACCCCGCTCACCTTTGCGGAAGACTCCGCCATGCCCACCATCGTCCTTTCCCATAACCCCAAGGGGAGGGAGCTGCTGGACGGCTACCGCTGGGACCTGATGCTTTCCGGCCACACGCACGGCGGCCAGATCAGGCTGCCCTTCTCTTCCACCCCCCTGCTGGCCTCGGAAGGGGAAACGATGTACTCCGGCTTTTATCCCTATGAAGGCAGGCAGGTCTTCGTCACCCGCGGCATAGGCTACATGGGGCCGGGCCGCTTCAATTGCCCGCCGGAAATCAATCTCATTATCATTCCCTAG